Within Spinacia oleracea cultivar Varoflay chromosome 4, BTI_SOV_V1, whole genome shotgun sequence, the genomic segment ATTAAAGGGTCTCTTCTATTAGTCCCATTGAATATGGCGTTCTGTTACGCAAAGGTTGATCTATAACATATGTTTTTGCTTGCTGCTCAAAATGACATTTTGTAACTTGTGTTTTAAAATTACAGTAATATGTGTTATGTACTGTTATTTTACCGCATCAGCCTTTATTATCCGTTGTAAAGCTGGTAAACTTATtgataaaattcaatttccatctAGAGAAGTTAACACTTATATTCAAAATCCTATAATTTTTTAGAATCACCTGTTATTTTTCCACTAAAAAAGGTATATTTCCAGGCATTCCAGCCATACTCTGAGTATCTGAAAAAGATGTTCAACTCTTGATTTACAATGGAAATTTTCCAACTTGTCAATTCACGCTCCGCCCTACAATGGTCGCAAAGTGTGACGTAGCAATGGTCGCAAAGTGTGACGTAGCAACCTGAAAGATGGTCTTTTTTATGACATTGtgatcaaaattcaaaaccatGATCACTACTGCAGTACTGCCTCTCCACAATTTTTTAAGGTCTCTTTCACTTacaatttatttaaaaaaatcacCCTTCCTCTATGCCTCTCTTCATGTAGACCTGCCTCCCCGAAAACCGAGCCCATTGCATATTTGCATTCTTAGGACTCGTTTCGAAACAACAAGCTCATCGTTAATCAGAGTCAGGGCCAATAATGCATACTTAGGACTAAAGAGGCACATTTTGCATTTAGCACTACAACTACAGTCTTAGCAAAAATTTATGTTAGCAAAACGACTATATTTTAAGACATCCCAAAACATACGAAGTATGTGACTATTATTTCCTTACGAGGATGTAGTACTTTTGATAAATTTTGTAGCATGGTTGCTGCTCCTTGTTTTTTAAAAGTTCATTACTTATGAGCACCGGCCATTGCGTTTTAGTAGATTCAGTgaatgatgaattgatgatccGTACACCGTACCTAGTTTACCTCTAATGTCTAATCGTATATTTAGTCATATGCTCCTTTTACAAACTGAAGGTACCTCCGAAGGATATTCCAACGCCTAAGGACTCTGGCTTGCCTCTGAATGCGTATATGCTTCATAACCTAGCTCATGTAGAGCTAAACGCTATCGACTTGGCTTGGGATACTGTTGTCCGTTTTTCTCCTTACCAGGAGATCCTTGGAGAGGGGTTCTTTGCTGATTTTGCTCATGTTGCTGATGATGAAAGTCGACATTTTGCTTGGTGTTCACAGAGATTATCAGAGCTTGGCTTCCGGTAATTAATTGTCTTAAAGATTCATGCGCCTTTTCAAAATCATGGATGATGAGTGTCTCTTGTTTCCTACTGTATGATGATCTATTTGTTCTGCTATAAGCAGCTACGGGGACATGCCTGCTCATAATCTGCTATGGAGGGAGTGTTTGAAGTCACGTGACAATGTAGCTGCACGTTTGGCTGCAATCCCGCTTGTCCAGGTAACTTACTCTCTGGCACATGGTCTCACCCATCTAACATTAAGTTAGGTTGTCCATGGTCTATGGTGATTTGATAGTGATTTGTGCATAAATATTGGATGGGACCGGGTGATGCCTTGAAATTACAGTTGATAACATGGTTTTCAATTGTCCATTGAACTGGTTGATAGGCCTTATGATTGTTAAATGCCTTTTGTAGATTAAAATGCTAAAAGTGTCGGTCTTGGAATGGCTCACTTAATGCTTGATGTTTAAGCATCTTTAATTTTAGTGTTTTTTCAAAGCTTAAAAATGTATACTTATGAAACGGAAGTTATAAAATATATCACCCGCAGCAATAGGTAGTAGCACttaaataaaactataaaagacACCTTAAATGTAAAAAAAGAAACACTAAcataattgaaaaactttgaaatcaaacaaaaaccaGAAAAGACTAATAAAAGAAGATTTAGGTTATATTCTAGAATATTCACTTTATCCTCTTCTCCTTTCCCTTCTTTGCAGTTACTTTTTCTCCGAACCTCGCCCGTTGTGTCATTCTCTCTTTCACATTATCTCCTTCAATAACATGCTCTAAACGAATGCATGCCATGTCCTTTATTACTAATGGTGATTCCTCCAAAAGAGAGCTTTCAGGATTAACATCCCACTTTCATGATATCCCTTTCTTGTAGCTCTTTGTAAATCGAAGTATAAGTTGGAGATTGGAGTGAATGTAAACCTACCTATCTCCTCTTGTACTGGTTTTAGTTTAAAAAAGCACGCCTTAGTCAAGGCATGGGCCATATCACATCCCTCCGCCAAGGCGCAACACATTATAGAAGACTCCACAAGGCGAGCGTCTCAATGTGAGCGCCTTTGGTTAAATGagttaataaatatataaaaaagaCAAACTTTTTCCAAATTAACACTTACTCATTCTTTGTGATGCAAATTCGAGCAAAATCTCTCAGTTAGTTACATGAATTTACTCCATTTCAACCCCTAAATTGAAACCCTTAATTGTAAAAAACCTTAATTCTGAAATTGGGTAGCAATTATTGTTGGCCGCTCGCCGGTGCCAGTGATGATAGAGAATGTCGACGAGCAATCTTTAGTGGTTGTCGGCGTTAGATCTTCCAGTTTGGTGAAGCGTTTTCAAGTTCTTGTCCTCTTCGGTTGGTGTCCTTTGCCCTCTTCTTTTCTCCGAtcttttctttctctccttttcaTGAACcacttttttcatttttcttttttacttttcaattttacatttacttagagcaactccaatggttagcTACAAGGTGGTTTACCGAAATTTGCCACATGAAATTTCTAGCTACTATGCTTTTAAGCTACAAAGTTTCTCATTAGTTAGCCACAATACCTTGTAACTCcctataatattttatttaatatacaatttaatttatttaacttttccactatttttttttccagCTACCTGCTCAAAATAGCTACAATATCTTGATAGTAATTTCTGTACCAATGGTTGGCTACCCGCTTATGTATTTTAACTTTTTGCAAGCATGTCCTTTTTATGACCACTTGCTTTGCTCTTACTGATCCTAGCTTAGCTTCGCGTGCCTTTTCTccattcaatttttatttctttttgcccttttaatttattttgttgtaaGTACGTACTAAGTAATCAAGTGGTCCTTCCCCTCTTTTAATAACGTTTTCTTTAAAGGTTTTAAAAGTACCATAGTTTTTTCCCCTAATAAAAAGTATAGTAGTTTTTTTATCCTCTTATTTGAACAAGTATTAgtagaaaaaagagaaaagaaaaggtGTGCCTTGTATCCAAAAGATGCGCGCCTTCGCCCTGCACCTAGACTCCACCGTCCTTGTGTGCCTTTTAAAGCTAAGGTACCTGGTTAATCTATTCTTTTTCAGTGTCTACAAGGTCACAAGTACTCCGGTGAGCATCCTGATTATTCATCATGAGCACATGACATATTTTAATATTTACTTTCTTTCCAGGCGGtggaccaaaaaaaaaaaagaacaatgtatCAATTACCTAGTGTACCTTTCACTATTTCCAAATATTACTTACTATTattagggtgagtttatcctCAGACTTCTTTTCCAAATGACAGGTTTGGAAATCTGTAAATAGAAGCAATAATTCACAATGTGGGTTTAGTCGGTGAGACTCGTGAAAGATTGAGAAAAGGTGTTTTTGTTGTGGGATAATTGAATCAGACTATCGTGGGATGGTTTCAATACATTCTCTCGCTATACAAAGTAGCCTTTTCCCATTGATTGTTGATAATATGACACAAGGGGAGAGGTTGCAAGAAACAATAACAACAAAGAAAAAGTGAAAGGAGAAGAGGAGAAACAATTTAAGCTAAATCATACGGAGTATTTGTTTTAGCCTTTTCtggtttttgtttgattttaattatgtcaGTGTTTCTTTTTTCACGTTTAAGTTATCTCTTATTTATGTGCTATTGATGTGGGTAATACATTTATCTTTGTACTCGGACCTATGTCGGCATGGGTATGCGTCCAAGTGTACGACTCAGCTGTTTTGTGAAACATTTGCATGATTctggtccaaaatgaagtgtccAATGTCTATACGACTATACCCATGTCGAGTGTCGAGGATTTGACACGGgtacttgaggtaaaatgaaACTCTTGTATCTTGCATTGTTTTTCACCAGTTCAATGTTTGGATAAAGTCTGTATTTTCCTTTTCTGCGTAGTTTTAGGACTTTTTCCTCATAGCTGTGTCCTCTCTCCCATTCGCACAACTATTGAAATATTGGCCAAAGACTAAATTTTGGTTATAGTTCGTCTATGTTGGGTGCTCTGACTTTGGGGTATGCCACTGAAGGGGGAAACATTCTGGTCAACAGTTTCTTCTAGATTTGATTTCTAAGAGAACTTTTCTATGTGATACCCTGCAGGACTGAATTTTTATCTACATCATTTCTCTTTTGCTAGATGGTCATTTATATAACATATGAATATTAtgataatatttatttatgtAGTAAGCAAGAGGTTCAGCCATCTCCAGTTCTTGAGTTGATGAACTTTTTAAGTTATTCAAATTTTCATTTCACCTTGTTCCTGTGAATTATGTTTCGGATTTCTTACATATAGAACGACAGTCCTTATGTATTAAATTTTATTGCTCGTTATTCCATTAGGAGGCCAGGGGGCTGGATGCAGGACCACGACTTGTGAAGAAGTTGATTGGCTTTGGAGATAAACAGACTTCAAGAATAGTAGCTCGAATTGCTCATGAAGAAGTTGCGCATGTTGCTGTTGGAGTTTACTGGTTCTTCTCAGTTTGTCAAAAGCTGGGGCAAGTCCCTTGCTCCACTTTCAAAGGTATTGATAtgctttaaaaaaaactaactgTAGGCTTGTACGCTACGGCAAGCAGTAAAGATCTCATCTTCAGTAGGAGTACACAGCTcccctcttttttctttttggtattGTTTTTGGCTGATAGTGCTGATTTGTGTTACAGACCTGTTAAAGGAGTATGATATAGAGGTAAAAGGCCCCTTCAATTATTCAGCTCGGGATGAGGCTGGCCTGCCCCGCCATTGGTTAGTTAAAGTACTTAATGTCAGTATTAGTAAATTGATTCTGCAGCAACGATCAAATACAACTGAAAAAGCTCTACATTTTTGCTTCGTAAGTGAAGTACACTTTTCTCTATGAAAATTTGAAATTACATATGCCTAAAGGATTAACCCTTCTCATCAATTCTTCGGCTCTAGATGAGGTTGGCAACTCCCGCCTTAGGTAGGTCCATTTATCGGTTCGAAAATTAGGTGACACGAATATGTGGCAATGATCGAATGCAACTGAAAACGTTTTTCTATTTTTCCTTCAAATGTGAATCACACCCACAATTTCTTTTAAACATTAAAATCAATAATGTTGTAATGGTTAGCTCTCCCCTATCAAACAGTCTCTAAGTGGCTAATCCTACTTCTGCCTTTCAGTCACCTATTACCTCGGACTTCTACTATAGTGAAGGGTATAAATATTAGGAAAACTTCACATGAATGATCTTAACTATGACCATTCTTCTCACAATAAATCCCTACTATGAGTTATTCGATTATAATCCTAATCACGGGTTATCTTCCCAAAATGAACCGGTGACCTACGTAAACATTTAACAGGTCACCAAGGCCACATGGCATTTGGTGATGGGCTCTTATGTTATTGGAAAATTTGGCAGAAACCACTTTATAAATAGGGAAGTTGTGAGAAAtcacataattttatttttgtagaaAAACCTAGTTCATatgttttttttgtcaaaaaagTTCCGGTGGTTGACTAAGTTTTTCGGCATTGACCACGTATGTGATCACTGACAAAcccttttttcttgattttttccccattttccttccacttctccttctctctccttgTTGATCTTCATTTTTCCCCGGTTGATGGTCCAACCAGTTCAATTTCTTCAACATACCAATACCCCGACATTCATCACCCACAAAACCCATTTCTCGATGTTATAACTCACCTTTTCTCCctccccaacaacaacaaatgggGGCACCAACTTTGCTCTTGTTGATTCCTAAAAAGGGGTATTCAATCCTTTATTCTGAACTCTTCCCCTAACCCCCTTGTTATATCCATGACTTCTGTGCTCCACCAAATGGGGATTTCTAAGGGTGATGTGAGTTTGATAGATTCTCTTGCCCAATTCAATATAGGCCCTGTTTGACAATTAGTAGTTAGCGGATAGCTGTAGCAGATTGTATTGACTAATTTGACTAACAGTTTTGTATATGCTAGTTTGACTAACTGATTGTATTAAAAGTGTTAAGTAAAGGATTTTTTgcgaaaaaggaccttttataaacgtttttttttgcgagaaatgaccttttatgacgaaattggtgaaatgggacctaaaacataaatttttttgttGACTGGGACCTTTTACCGGTTTCTTGGAGTTGACCCAACATTCCGGCAACGACTTTGACACGTGGCAATCGGAGATGGCCACGTGtccatttaatgattaaaaaaaaatcccaaaaaaaagaattttttttctttttctttttctgttcCCCTCTCTGAGATGCACTTCTCTACTTCCCTGTTCAAGTTGGCCTTCTCCTTTTCTTTATGGAGCTTAATCGATAAGATCAAGGCCTCGTGGCTTGAGCACTTCCTAGCATACCCAGGTGACGGGAATGGAAAGCCATCTTCCCCAACAATATcaattacaacaacaacaatcaaattAAACCCCTCTGTTTTTTTTCCCCAATTCCTCTCTAATCAACAAGGATTCCAATCGTAGAAACCCTAAAAATTAAATCGAAAGAAGACTGTAGATCCTTCTAATTGAGTTGAAGATCTGATGATAAAAGGATCTTTGGCGGGCTCCGATTAGATTGAAACCCTAGGGTTTGTTCGTCGGTCGCAGCGGCGTACAAAGAATTGAagtgagagaaagagaaaggcgCCTCCTCAAGGAATCTTATTATGAGAGGAGGAAAACAAATTTAAGAACCAGGGCTTTTTCAAAAAACTTCTAAGTAGTTTGATTATTGTTATTCCAGCAAATATGAGAGACCAATAGATGTGAGAGTTCGACAGAGGGAAGAGTCAAGCCAGCCGAGTTGAGGGTGGCGCCGAGTTGAATCGCCCAGGCGAGAGGGTCAATATTCTTCTCTTGAGCTGGTGAGTTCTAGGACAGTGTCCCAGAATGATGCTCCGTTTGTTGGCTGGGTTTCCGCCATTGTTGGACTCTCGAAGAAGATCCGTCGAGGTTTCTggtgtgaggagagagaaaatgagtagGAGCTGGTTTTGATGGTTGTTTTAATTGAGAGGGGTCAAAAGAAAaattgggcaatttttttttttaatcattaaatggaCACGTGGCCTTCTCCGGTTGCCACGTGTCAAAGTCGTTGCCGGAATCTTGGGTCAACTCCAAGAAACCGGTAAAAGGTCCCAGTCaacaaaaaaatttatgttttaggtcccatttcaccaatttcgtcataaaaggtcctttctcgcaaaaaaacgtttataaaaggtcctttttcgcAAAAAATCCTTAAGTAAATAATGGATTGCAATAGCTGTTTGATTATATAAAATGACTAACAAGgacattaaatatatttttttttgagggaacaaggacattaaatatttttcatgagtaaaaataaatttgttatttgaatttacaaaattatgtaaatcataTACTTGtatattattttcttatttgttAAATGTTTTCTTGTTAATAAGATGTGAAAATACAGTGaaacttactccctccgtcccggaatactttgAAACGGTTTGACGGGCACAGAGTTTAATGCaatgtaattgacttattatttaattagatggtagttgatagtggggtactttttttaatatagataatggaaaatgtgtcaactttttaaaAGGGTAGTGGGAAATGAATCgcgttttaatgtttttttagggAGTAGGGATATAGGTGGGTCCATAGgtaaatataatattaataaaagtttgccatttatagaaacgatgCGAGTAATCCGAAACGGCTTTATaaagaaagcggtgcgagtattccgggacggatggagtaacaaataaataaaaataaatccttAAGAGCCACATGCACAGTCCAGTCCCTATGAGCCACATACACCAATCTTTTGGAACAATTATTATTACTGTCACTATTATTACGAATGAACAATGCAAAAAGGAAACCTTAAAAGAACGATAACCACATTCCTTAAAGCCATATTCCTAGTCCAGTTCACTCTTCACTCTTCACACAAACATAAAACATCACGGCcccttttattgttttttttttctcattttctttaATATAATCCTCTTACTCTCTAGTTCCTCCATCTGCCATTGTCATCCTTGTCGTCCTCCATATGATCGATTATGAATTGAATCAACATGCAACATAGAGCTCAGGTAGATGAAGCAACATTACACTGGTTGCTATTTTACCCCCTTAGTTTATCTGATGATTAGAGTTATCAATTGAAATTGTAactttttttatttagtttttccCATTCTTCGTGGAAATGGTCATTTTGTTAATTTCTTGGAGTAACCTGACAATGGGAAATTTGGTATCTTTTTTTGGGAAATTAATCTGGTATGTTAGTATGTATCTTTTTTAAGAGGAATCAATTTTGTATCTGTTTTAGGGAAATTAATCCGGTACGTATCTTTTTTAGAGGAATTaacttcttttatttttttaggaaattaacTGGTATTTCATTTAGGGAAATGGGAAATTGTTTCATTTGTGAAGTCAGCACTGGGCATATATGTAATTAGCAATAAATATTGAAACCTCTACTTACAAAATGCTGGTATGAGCAACGTCTCCAATTTAGCAGATTTGGGCGAATCAGCTAACCAAAAACGCTACTTACCAAACAGATGCATTAGCGGATTTCAATGATAAAATCCTGTAACTTGGCTGAATCCTCTAATTTTAGCTCAAACCTCTGAGTACCAAACGCAGCCATACTCCTCCTCTATCCCATAACCACCACAACAGCACTAGTGCAACACAACTTGCCTTCCATCACTCTGTCACCTTCAATCATTGTGAACCACCAGCTTCCCTTAAAACTTTCAATCGATGCCTTCTTCTACAAGGCGTTTCAGATCTTTCactttattttatactaatcaTCAATGGTCAACCCTTTGGTACACATATTCGTTCCATATTTGgagtaaaaggaaaaaaaattgatgcCAGCTGAACTTTTTATTTCTTACTCTAAATATTTGTGAATTTGATACAAATTGAACTTATTGTTTCTTACTTGTACGATTAATGACTTAATGTCTAAAGCCTGCAAACTTCATTCAATAGTTCCATAGCTTGATATGTATTTCCTATTCAAATTCTGGATTTTATTAAGTTTTCTGTAAATGGAGTATAATTATTCAAATTGATTCTGAAAATTAAGTGGTGGTATTATGCGATGGTAATGGGATGGGGTGGGGTGGTGGTCCTAGGTGACTAGATGGCGAGGCAGGAAGGTGATGAAAGATGAGGGTGGTGAAGGCAAAGGTTGCAGAAGGGAGGTAGGAAGGTACGATAATGGCTGGGCTATTATTCAAATTGATTCTGAAAATTAATTGGTGGTTTTATACGATTGGTAATGGATGAATGGATGACAGGGTGGTGGTCCTAGGTGGCGATGATGGTGAGGCAGGAAGCTGATGAAAGATGGGGGGTATGGTGGAGGAAGAGGTTGCAGAGCAGAGGTTGGAAGGTAGGGTAATGTCTGGGCAACAAAAAGAGATTGGCGGGCTTGAACGGAGAAAAGATAAAGAGAGAGAGGAAGGTGAAAAATTAAATTTACCAATGAAACAAGTTACCAGTAACATTGGGTAAATTTTGGGAAGGGCTCCCTTATATTAGTTGAGAGTATTGTAGTATGAGAAGAATTGTCATGGTTGGGATTATTCATCCAAAAATTATGTGACAGACACATGGCATATCCTGTGAGGCACAAAAATGGTTCACACAAAAGTACCGTAATTTATATCATGAACCTGTGACTCTGTTATACAAGGTTAATATAGAAACCCTTCTAAGCTACTGGGTCATTGCAGAAGAAAACCTTCTTTTCAACAATAACTCTCATCTCTCACACTGAATTTAAAAGTTGCCAATTTTCCCAGTTCTCCTGGCTAAGCGTGCGAATACCAACTCCTTTTTTGTCGCAATTGCTTTTTGCAAAAGTACCACCAATGGTGGAAATTATCTCCGTTGCTTTGTGATGTGCCACTACCCCAAACTCCTCCACCCGTGAAGATGACGTACGTGAGGCGAAAGAAAAAGGACACTATTGGAATTCCACCATAAGGGTCAGCAATATTCCACTAAGAAATGCTGTGCAACAAGCTGTGAAATAATGTAGTGTGAGTGTTCATGtgttagaggcaaccattataaATAAAGGGCTGATGTGTAATAGATGGCTATAAGAA encodes:
- the LOC110794936 gene encoding uncharacterized protein isoform X3; the protein is MLSAIKIKCPHHLLLPKFKYKSFTTSSLHNEWSGLQQWRESSINQNRVWGPTGPEPPLKPDHVEIPSGSASSLAELGALVLSTSDPLAKSQLSHFAYSKWRSEKLPIGVFEPPTRPARPFICSFYKLKVPPKDIPTPKDSGLPLNAYMLHNLAHVELNAIDLAWDTVVRFSPYQEILGEGFFADFAHVADDESRHFAWCSQRLSELGFRYGDMPAHNLLWRECLKSRDNVAARLAAIPLVQEARGLDAGPRLVKKLIGFGDKQTSRIVARIAHEEVAHVAVGVYWFFSVCQKLGQVPCSTFKDLLKEYDIEVKGPFNYSARDEAGLPRHWLVKVLNVSISKLILQQRSNTTEKALHFCFV
- the LOC110794936 gene encoding uncharacterized protein isoform X1, whose translation is MLSAIKIKCPHHLLLPKFKYKSFTTSSLHNEWSGLQQWRESSINQNRVWGPTGPEPPLKPDHVEIPSGSASSLAELGALVLSTSDPLAKSQLSHFAYSKWRSEKLPIGVFEPPTRPARPFICSFYKLKVPPKDIPTPKDSGLPLNAYMLHNLAHVELNAIDLAWDTVVRFSPYQEILGEGFFADFAHVADDESRHFAWCSQRLSELGFRYGDMPAHNLLWRECLKSRDNVAARLAAIPLVQEARGLDAGPRLVKKLIGFGDKQTSRIVARIAHEEVAHVAVGVYWFFSVCQKLGQVPCSTFKDLLKEYDIEVKGPFNYSARDEAGLPRHWYDASSSTDNQSKEQLSEVYERLAHIIAMENENASSSSHPR
- the LOC110794936 gene encoding uncharacterized protein isoform X2; translated protein: MLSAIKIKCPHHLLLPKFKYKSFTTSSLHNEWSGLQQWRESSINQNRVWGPTGPEPPLKPDHVEIPSGSASSLAELGALVLSTSDPLAKSQLSHFAYSKWRSEKLPIGVFEPPTRPARPCKPQLVPPKDIPTPKDSGLPLNAYMLHNLAHVELNAIDLAWDTVVRFSPYQEILGEGFFADFAHVADDESRHFAWCSQRLSELGFRYGDMPAHNLLWRECLKSRDNVAARLAAIPLVQEARGLDAGPRLVKKLIGFGDKQTSRIVARIAHEEVAHVAVGVYWFFSVCQKLGQVPCSTFKDLLKEYDIEVKGPFNYSARDEAGLPRHWYDASSSTDNQSKEQLSEVYERLAHIIAMENENASSSSHPR